Proteins encoded together in one Candidatus Bathyarchaeota archaeon window:
- the hisZ gene encoding ATP phosphoribosyltransferase regulatory subunit, whose translation MHFFPTFFPQEASEIQLPEGLRDLTPPEAEKRRTLTEKFRDTLNLWGYREVSTPTLEFESSLSRGVGREMTNRMFKLQDVDGEIIALRAEMTAPVARLVSSRLDSWPKPIRLFYIGSVFKRTRRSWEESRETLQGGAELMGAETPHGEVEILILLKDLLERLEVPEATIDLGHSTLFKRLVKPMPEQKRVELMNYLRRRDKKGLTNLLGKVENPEEGRRIEAIIDLLEATRLEDAASIISEIEELNRYSSELEELGEQLQDIGVTDGIGFDITLIRNLEYYTGIVFEVITPSLGVPIGGGGRYDNLIEKFGAQATQAIGFALDLDMVSKAAEITSQRERRILILGDPKTAYRISGELRNKGISAATSREMDEGSLLSFAETWGYAYIVKVESLEEASILELDTGRSIKIPLSKVAEEVGQLLKLNETGRHERSVER comes from the coding sequence ATACATTTCTTTCCCACTTTTTTCCCACAGGAGGCTTCAGAGATCCAGCTCCCAGAAGGCCTAAGGGACCTAACGCCCCCGGAGGCGGAGAAGAGGAGAACTCTAACTGAAAAATTCAGGGATACGCTGAACCTATGGGGCTACCGGGAGGTCTCAACCCCAACCCTAGAATTCGAATCGAGCCTGAGCAGGGGGGTCGGGAGAGAGATGACGAATAGAATGTTCAAGCTCCAGGACGTGGACGGTGAGATCATAGCTCTAAGGGCTGAGATGACGGCCCCAGTAGCCAGGCTGGTCTCATCACGATTGGACAGCTGGCCCAAACCCATAAGGCTATTCTATATTGGATCAGTATTCAAGAGGACAAGGAGGTCATGGGAGGAATCCAGGGAGACCCTCCAGGGGGGAGCTGAGCTCATGGGAGCTGAAACCCCCCACGGGGAGGTTGAAATCCTAATCCTCCTGAAGGATCTATTGGAACGCCTAGAGGTGCCCGAGGCCACGATAGATCTAGGCCACTCCACCCTGTTCAAAAGGCTGGTCAAGCCTATGCCGGAGCAGAAACGAGTAGAACTCATGAACTACCTTAGACGTAGAGACAAAAAAGGGTTGACAAACCTCCTGGGAAAGGTGGAAAACCCGGAGGAGGGAAGGAGGATCGAGGCGATCATAGACCTCTTAGAGGCGACGAGGCTTGAAGACGCAGCCTCCATAATCTCAGAGATCGAGGAGTTGAACCGGTACTCATCCGAGCTGGAAGAGCTTGGGGAACAGCTGCAGGACATAGGCGTGACTGACGGAATAGGATTCGACATAACCCTGATAAGAAATCTCGAATACTATACGGGAATAGTATTCGAGGTTATAACTCCATCCCTCGGGGTTCCAATAGGAGGCGGAGGGAGATACGACAACCTAATAGAGAAGTTTGGAGCCCAAGCCACCCAAGCTATAGGTTTCGCCTTAGACTTAGACATGGTCTCCAAAGCGGCTGAGATTACATCTCAAAGGGAGAGGCGGATACTCATCTTAGGGGATCCCAAGACGGCATATCGGATAAGCGGGGAGCTCAGAAATAAGGGAATATCCGCAGCTACGAGCCGGGAGATGGATGAGGGAAGCCTGCTGAGCTTCGCCGAGACCTGGGGATACGCCTACATAGTTAAGGTGGAATCCCTTGAGGAGGCCTCAATCCTTGAGCTGGATACGGGCAGGTCGATTAAGATACCATTAAGTAAGGTCGCGGAGGAGGTCGGCCAGCTCCTAAAGCTCAATGAAACGGGCAGACATGAAAGGAGCGTGGAGAGGTGA